Proteins encoded by one window of Nicotiana tabacum cultivar K326 chromosome 10, ASM71507v2, whole genome shotgun sequence:
- the LOC107800241 gene encoding uncharacterized protein LOC107800241, with amino-acid sequence MMEDSGETGCNSKTSSNSGKYEDDEENNSSKFKDGGSSSNSTVEESEKKPSVRPYVRSKMPRLRWTPDLHLRFIHAVERLGGQDRATPKLVLQMMNIKGLNIAHVKSHLQMYRSKKMDDQSQGTAHHRLFMEGGDPNIYNLSQLPMFPTFHQRLNSTFRYEDASWNFHGNWTMGQRPLDRSSRGFYTTLTERIFGSNHGREANEDLCKRNPSFISERSNLQTHEIKDEMGLSLEHESHSGELTPILSHIAAKAQARAINLQKQTPLKRKVSDCDLDLNLSLGVKPRNGSDNLRCTDFSKMLPYSCPIFQRDTTFRGSNTQSPSNNDDNDNGSSLSLSLSSPLSSSKVTRIKEDGNSNATTENARRGASTLDLTL; translated from the exons ATGATGGAGGATAGTGGTGAGACTGGATGTAATTCCAAGACGAGTTCGAATTCTGGAAAATATGAGGATGATGAGGAGAACAATTCGAGCAAGTTTAAGGATGGAGGAAGCTCAAGCAATAGTACAGTTGAAGAGAGCGAAAAGAAACCCTCTGTGAGACCTTATGTTCGATCCAAGATGCCTAGACTCCGATGGACACCTGATCTCCATCTCCGCTTCATTCATGCTGTAGAAAGACTTGGTGGACAAGATC GAGCAACACCAAAGTTAGTTCTTCAAATGATGAACATAAAAGGACTCAACATTGCTCATGTCAAGAGCCATTTGCAG ATGTATAGAAGCAAGAAGATGGATGACCAAAGTCAAG GAACTGCACATCACAGGCTTTTTATGGAAGGTGGAGATCCAAATATCTACAACTTGAGCCAACTCCCTATGTTCCCTACTTTTCATCAGAGGCTCAATTCCACTTTTAG ATATGAAGATGCTTCTTGGAATTTTCATGGTAATTGGACAATGGGGCAACGCCCACTAGACAGGAGCAGTAGAGGATTTTACACAACACTGACTGAGAGGATCTTTGGTAGCAACCATGGTAGGGAAGCAAATGAAGATTTATGTAAAAGGAATCCTTCTTTCATCAGTGAAAGATCCAATTTACAAACAcatgaaattaaagatgaaatgggATTATCTCTTGAACATGAAAGCCATAGCGGCGAGCTCACTCCCATATTATCTCATATTGCTGCAAAAGCTCAAGCAAGAGCCATAAATCTTCAGAAGCAGACTCCTTTGAAAAGAAAGGTTTCAGATTGTGATCTTGATCTGAACTTATCTCTAGGGGTAAAGCCAAGGAATGGAAGTGATAACCTACGTTGCACAGACTTTTCAAAAATGCTGCCGTACTCGTGTCCGATTTTCCAAAGAGACACTACTTTTAGAGGATCCAACACGCAGAGTCCGAGCAACAATGATGATAATGATAATGGGAGTAGCTTATCATTGTCATTGTCCTCACCATTGTCTTCTTCAAAGGTTACAAGGATTAAAGAAGATGGTAACAGTAATGCTACAACAGAAAATGCAAGAAGAGGGGCAAGTACTCTGGATCTGACTCTATGA